In Humulus lupulus chromosome 7, drHumLupu1.1, whole genome shotgun sequence, the following are encoded in one genomic region:
- the LOC133790736 gene encoding mediator of RNA polymerase II transcription subunit 14: MAADLGQQTVEFSTLVSRAAEESFLSLKELVEKSRASDQSDTEKKINILKYVVKTQQRMLRLNVLAKWCQQVPLIQYCQELASTLSSHDTCFTQAADSLFFMHEGLQQARAPVYDVPSAIEVLLTGNYQRLPKCIEDVGMQSTLNEDQQKPALKKLDTLVRSKLLEVSLPKEISEVKISDGTALVRVNGEFKVLVTLGYRGHLSMWRILHLELLVGERSGLIKLEESRRHVLGDDLERRMSAAENPFVILYSVLHELCVALVMDTVIRQVQTLRQGRWRDAIRFELISDGSGSSQLNQDGEADSSGLRTPGLKIMYWLDFDKNTGMPDSGSCPFIKIEPGPDSQIKCLHSTFVIDPLTGREAEFSLDQSCIDVEKLLLRAICCNRYTRLLEIQKDLSKNVQISRSVGDIVLQSFAEEADIDFNKKDYKANAREYEGQEILRVRAYGSSFFTLGINIRTGRYLLRSSQNIIESSALSECEDALNQGNMSAAEAFISLRSKSILHLFSSIGRFLGLEVYEHGLPAVKVPKNILNGSASLLMGFPDCGSSHFLLMQLDKDFKPLFKLIETESDLPGKAHVNDNNQVIRIKKIDTGQMQMLEDEMTLSLLEWGKAHSFLPSAGAANQTSENGLLSDLSLEGSMQTAGGPPSSFSSLVDEVFELEKGSSIQSVSSPFNASPISRFGSIPVNLHSIKAGTASPKWDGSLQTSQISKSSSVTTPYSGSLLSSSNFKGSTHSNSFGHITSVSGRVSAGKKLSTSKSEQDLASLRSPQSAEFGSCNSMDEDQLRSLNDTSKDIYGRSSQLLSPPRPTGPRVSGSSVKANGPRISPSQPLTGSFKVAGSNSCSTLVSQVLDSAVCHSPNYDVSKHDKNPRKRTVSQMLSLIPSLKDVEANSGFCKRRKISEVVGAYKSSPQLYMSMEMVSKSDGYSYGNLIAEANKGNAPSSIYVSALLHVVRHCSLCIKHARLTSQMEALDIPYVEEVGLRSASSSIWFRLPFARGDTWQHICLRLGRPGSMYWDVKINDQHFRDLWELQKGSCCTPWGSGVRIANTSDIDSHIRYDPEGVVLSYQSVESDSIKKLVADIQRLSNARMFALGMRRLLGVRADEKGEESSPSSDVKAPVGAKASLEVVDRLSEQMRRAFRIEAVGLTSLWFSFGSGVVARFVVEWESGKEGCTMHVSPDQLWPHTKFLEDFINGAEVASLLDCIRLTAGPLHALTAATRPARAGPIPVVPAAAAAAAAAAAAAAHSSLPKQAGYLASQGLLPSSSTTNSSQGFSGTVGNPVAATTPSPLANHSLHGAAMLAAASRGGPGIVPSSLLPIDVSVVLRGPYWIRIIYRKNFAVDMRCFAGDQVWLQPATPPKGGPSVGGSLPCPQFRPFIMEHVAQELNVLEPNFAGSQQGGGLAANQNQSSGVQLSSANGNRINLPASAAMARTGNQVAALHRLGNVPPGSSNLAVMNSGVPLRRPPGTAVPAHVRGELNTAIIGLGDDGGYGGGWVPLVALKKVLRGILKYLGVLWLFAQLPELLKEILGSILKENEGSLLNLDQEQPALRFFVGGYVFAVSVHRVQLLLQVLSVKRFHHQQQQQQQQNSTTAQEELTQSEIGEICDYFSRRVASEPYDASRVASFITLLTLPISVLREFLKLIAWKKGLAQAQGGDVAPAQKPRIELCLENHAGLNMDESSDSSVAKSNIHYDRPHNSVDFALTVVLDPAHIPHINAAGGAAWLPYCVSVRLRYSFGENPNVFFLGMDGSHGGRACWFRVDDWEKCKQRVARTVEIHSPADTTQGRLRGVADNVQRALNVCLQGLRDGGGEQTLDRRE, from the exons ATGGCTGCCGACTTAGGGCAACAGACGGTGGAGTTCTCCACCCTGGTCAGCCGTGCCGCCGAGGAATCCTTCCTTTCGTTGAAGGAGCTCGTCGAAAAATCCAGGGCTTCTGACCAGTCCGATACCGAGAAGAAGATTAACATCCTCAAGTATGTTGTCAAGACCCAGCAACGAATGCTCCGACTCAATGTCCTCGCCAAATGGTGCCAACAG GTTCCGCTGATACAGTATTGTCAGGAGCTTGCTTCCACTCTGTCGAGTCATGATACTTGTTTCACCCAAGCAGCAGATTCGTTGTTTTTTATGCATGAAGGGCTACAGCAAGCCCGTGCTCCAGTTTATGATGTTCCTTCTGCAATTGAAGTGCTCCTGACAGGAAACTATCAGCGTTTGCCTAAGTGCATAGAAGATGTTGGCATGCAAAGTACATTAAATGAGGATCAGCAAAAGCCAGCGTTGAAAAAGTTAGATACTCTTGTAAGGTCTAAATTATTAGAAGTTTCACTTCCTAAAGAAATTTCTGAGGTGAAAATTTCCGATGGTACTGCGTTGGTTCGTGTAAATGGGGAATTTAAGGTATTAGTTACTCTTGGCTATCGCGGGCACCTATCAATGTGGAGGATATTACATTTGGAGTTGCTTGTTGGCGAGAGAAGTGGATTAATTAAGCTGGAGGAATCACGGCGTCATGTTCTTGGAGATGATCTGGAGCGCAGGATGTCTGCTGCAGAAAACCCGTTTGTTATATTATACTCTGTTCTTCATGAGCTTTGTGTTGCGCTTGTTATGGACACTGTCATTAGGCAAGTACAAACTCTTCGACAAGGAAGATGGAGAGATGCAATTCGATTTGAGCTCATTTCTGATGGAAGTGGCTCATCACAATTAAATCAAGATGGAGAAGCTGATTCATCTGGTCTTCGAACACCAGGATTAAAAATTATGTACTGGTTAGATTTTGATAAGAACACCGGCATGCCTGACTCAGGTTCATGCCCATTTATTAAAATTGAACCTGGACCGGATTCACAGATTAAGTGTCTTCACAGTACATTTGTTATAGACCCCTTAACTGGGAGGGAGGCAGAGTTTTCGCTTGATCAAAGCTGCATTGATGTTGAGAAGTTGCTTTTAAGAGCTATATGTTGTAATAGATACACTCGGCTCCTTGAAATTCAGAAAGATCTTAGCAAAAATGTTCAGATCAGTAGATCTGTTGGTGATATTGTTCTCCAGTCTTTTGCAGAAGAAGCTGATATCGACTTTAACAAG AAAGATTACAAGGCAAATGCCAGAGAATATGAAGGACAGGAAATACTACGTGTGCGTGCATATGGATCATCATTTTTCACATTGGGAATAAATATTAG GACTGGTCGCTATCTTCTCCGATCATCACAGAATATTATTGAATCATCAGCATTGTCAGAATGTGAAGATGCGTTGAATCAAGGAAATATGAGTGCCGCTGAAGCTTTCATAAGCTTGAGAAGCAAAAGTATTTTGCACTTATTTTCATCCATCGGCAGATTTTTAGGCCTTGAG GTCTATGAACATGGACTTCCTGCAGTTAAAGTGCCGAAAAACATTCTGAATGGTTCAGCTTCATTACTGATGGGGTTTCCAGATTGTGGTAGCTCTCATTTTCTGCTGATGCAACTTGATAAGGATTTCAAACCTTTATTTAAATTGATAGAGACTGAGTCAGACTTACCTGGAAAAGCTCATGTTAATGACAACAATCAAGTGATACGCATTAAAAAAATTGACACTGGCCAGATGCAAATGCTTGAAGATGAAATGACTTTGAGCTTGCTAGAGTGGGGAAAAGCACATTCATTTTTGCCAAGTGCTGGAGCTGCAAATCAGACTTCTGAAAATGGTCTTCTTTCAGATCTTAGCCTTGAGGGTTCTATGCAGACAGCTGGAGGTCCTCCATCAAGTTTCTCATCACTTGTTGATGAAGTTTTTGAACTTGAAAAAGGATCTTCTATTCAGAGTGTTTCCTCGCCATTCAATGCATCTCCCATATCTCGTTTTGGTTCTATACCTGTAAATCTTCACTCCATAAAAGCTGGAACAGCCTCTCCTAAATGGGATGGAAGTTTGCAAACATCACAGATTTCAAAAAGTTCAAGTGTAACCACCCCTTACTCTGGGTCCTTGCTTTCTTCAAGCAATTTTAAGGGCTCAACACATTCCAATTCTTTTGGTCATATAACATCTGTTTCAGGAAGGGTTTCTGCTGGTAAAAAACTATCTACTTCAAAATCTGAGCAGGATTTGGCTTCGCTTAGGTCACCACAGTCAGCTGAATTTGGTTCTTGTAATTCCATGGATGAAGATCAGTTGAGATCGCTGAATGATACTTCAAAAGATATATATGGAAGGTCATCTCAACTCTTATCACCACCTCGACCCACTGGCCCTCGAGTCTCTGGTTCAAGTGTGAAGGCCAATGGGCCCAGAATTTCACCTTCTCAGCCTCTAACTGGATCTTTCAAGGTTGCTGGATCAAACTCCTGTTCAACTCTCGTAT CACAGGTATTGGATTCTGCTGTTTGTCACAGCCCTAATTATGATGTTTCAAAACATGATAAAAATCCTCGGAAGCGTACAGTTTCACAAATGTTGAGTTTAATTCCATCACTTAAAGATGTAGAAGCCAATTCAGGATTCTGTAAAAGAAGGAAGATATCAGAAGTGGTTGGTGCTTATAAATCATCACCTCAGTTATATATGTCAATGGAAATGGTTTCAAAGTCTGATGGATACAGTTACGGAAATCTTATAGCTGAAGCTAATAAAGGAAATGCACCTTCAAGCATTTACGTGTCAGCTCTTCTTCATGTAGTCAGGCACTGCTCTCTTTGTATCAAGCATGCCAGATTGACTAGCCAGATGGAGGCACTGGATATTCCATATGTTGAAGAAGTAGGTTTAAGAAGTGCTTCCTCAAGCATATGGTTTCGACTACCATTTGCCAGAGGTGATACGTGGCAACACATTTGTCTGCGGCTTGGTAGACCTGGAAGCATGTATTGGGATGtcaagataaatgatcagcacTTCAGGGATTTGTGGGAGCTTCAGAAAGGAAGCTGTTGCACACCATGGGGTTCAGGTGTTCGCATTGCCAATACATCTGATATAGATTCTCACATCCGATATGATCCAGAAGGTGTTGTTCTCAGCTATCAATCTGTTGAGAGTGATAGTATAAAGAAATTAGTGGCAGATATTCAAAGGCTATCTAATGCAAGAATGTTTGCCCTTGGGATGAGGAGACTGCTTGGCGTAAGGGCTGATGAGAAGGGAGAAGAAAGTAGTCCAAGCTCTGATGTTAAAGCACCAGTTGGAGCTAAAGCTTCTCTTGAGGTAGTTGATCGGTTATCAGAACAGATGAGACGGGCATTTAGGATTGAGGCAGTTGGACTAACGAGTTTGTGGTTTAGTTTTGGATCGGGTGTTGTGGCCCGTTTTGTTGTGGAGTGGGAATCTGGTAAAGAGGGATGCACAATGCATGTTTCTCCTGATCAGCTGTGGCCTCATACAAAG TTTCTGGAAGATTTTATTAATGGAGCTGAAGTAGCATCACTGTTGGACTGCATTCGTCTCACTGCAGGGCCCTTGCATGCTCTTACAGCTGCTACTCGTCCTGCACGAGCTGGTCCTATCCCAGTGGTCCctgcagcagcagcagctgcagcagccgccgcagcagcagcagcacACTCTTCTCTCCCAAAACAAGCTGGGTACCTAGCATCACAGGGTCTTCTACCGAGTAGTTCGACTACAAACAGTAGTCAGGGTTTCTCTGGCACTGTCGGGAATCCTGTAGCAGCTACTACTCCTAGTCCTCTTGCAAATCATAGCCTTCATGGAGCTGCAATGTTAGCTGCCGCTAGCCGAGGTGGCCCTGGAATTGTTCCCAGTTCATTATTACCTATTGATGTCTCAGTTGTGTTGCGCGGCCCCTACTGGATACGAATTATATATCGGAAAAACTTTGCAGTGGACATGCGATGCTTTGCTGGGGATCAGGTTTGGTTGCAACCAGCTACACCACCCAAAGGGGGCCCCTCAGTTGGAGGGTCATTACCTTGTCCACAGTTTCGGCCATTTATTATGGAGCATGTTGCCCAAGAATTAAATGTTTTAGAGCCTAATTTTGCTGGTAGTCAACAGGGAGGTGGTCTGGCAGCTAATCAAAACCAAAGTTCTGGTGTGCAACTCTCATCAGCTAACGGAAATAGGATCAACCTTCCTGCTTCTGCTGCAATGGCAAGGACAGGCAACCAAGTAGCTGCATTACACCGTTTGGGCAATGTTCCCCCTGGATCCTCAAATTTGGCTGTTATGAACTCAGGTGTTCCTTTACGTAGACCACCTGGTACAGCTGTTCCTGCACATGTGAGAGGAGAATTGAATACAGCAATTATTGGGCTTGGAGACGATGGTGGCTATGGAGGTGGTTGGGTTCCTCTTGTCGCTCTTAAGAAAGTATTAAGAGGTATTCTCAAGTATCTTGGAGTTTTATGGCTATTTGCTCAGCTACCAGAACTTTTGAAAGAGATCTTAGGGTCTATCTTGAAGGAAAATGAAGGATCTCTTTTAAATCTGGACCAGGAACAGCCTGCCTTGCGTTTCTTTGTAGg GGGATATGTATTTGCAGTAAGTGTCCATAGAGTTCAACTTCTTCTTCAAGTGCTTAGTGTGAAGCGATTCCATcatcagcagcagcaacagcagcagcaaaaCTCAACCACTGCTCAAGAGGAATTAACTCAATCTGAAATTGGAGAGATATGTGATTACTTCAGTCGCCGTGTTGCATCAGAGCCCTATGATGCATCTCGTGTTGCATCATTCATTACTCTTCTTACTTTACCTATATCAGTGTTGAGAGAATTCTTGAAATTAATTGCATGGAAAAAAGGTTTAGCTCAGGCACAAGGTGGAGATGTAGCCCCCGCACAAAAACCACGAATTGAATTGTGTCTTGAAAATCATGCTGGTTTGAATATGGACGAGAGCTCAGATTCATCGGTAGCCAAAAGCAATATCCATTATGATCGACCTCATAACTCTGTTGACTTTGCACTGACCGTTGTTCTTGATCCTGCTCACATACCTCACATTAATGCTGCTGGGGGTGCTGCTTGGTTGCCTTATTGTGTATCTGTGAGATTGAGATATTCGTTTGGTGAAAATCCTAATGTGTTCTTTCTTGGCATGGATGGaagccatggtggtcgagcatgCTGGTTTCGAGTTGATGATTGGGAAAAGTGTAAACAGAGGGTTGCTCGAACAGTTGAAATCCATTCACCAGCAGATACTACTCAAGGAAGGTTAAGAGGAGTTGCAGACAACGTGCAAAGAGCTTTAAATGTGTGCCTTCAAGGGTTGAGGGATGGTGGTGGGGAGCAAACACTGGATCGACGTGAGTAG